The following are encoded in a window of Qipengyuania soli genomic DNA:
- a CDS encoding ferritin-like domain-containing protein, which translates to MSTTVFKSLVDTTFDSVEGYRKAADKADNPQLQQALANRCQQREQTLQQMNAELERQGDELVTEGTLMGEAHQMWQSITSAFESNDEAAAERVEEGEDYLRGKFEAALQSDQLEASERAIVQQAYDDICRGEQFGDSIERQFD; encoded by the coding sequence ATGAGCACTACCGTATTCAAGAGCCTCGTCGACACAACCTTCGATTCTGTCGAAGGATACCGCAAGGCAGCCGATAAGGCCGACAATCCGCAGCTGCAGCAGGCCTTGGCCAATCGCTGCCAGCAGCGCGAACAGACCCTCCAGCAAATGAACGCCGAACTCGAGCGTCAGGGCGATGAACTCGTCACTGAGGGCACATTGATGGGTGAAGCCCACCAGATGTGGCAGAGCATCACCAGCGCATTCGAAAGCAATGACGAAGCCGCCGCAGAGCGTGTCGAGGAAGGCGAAGACTACCTTCGCGGCAAGTTCGAAGCCGCGCTGCAGAGCGACCAGCTCGAAGCCAGCGAGCGCGCAATCGTCCAGCAGGCCTATGACGACATCTGCCGCGGCGAACAGTTCGGCGACAGCATCGAACGACAGTTCGACTGA
- a CDS encoding serine hydrolase domain-containing protein — protein sequence MKRFALITSALLLAASPLPLLAQEAAESQAPVAVETGTGAMMVPIPGWASETRDGMLVFTAPEGDVTAALVAVDAATDGQDAVKRAWTKFDPAFAREIELAQDPPAREGWDQITVVNYKSSPAEKVAVQGIGLRKGDGWTVVLINGALATVAKRGAQINQAFGSLRPADYAKESFAGKAANDLTAARIAELTGYVEKAMEGLEIPGVGLALIEDGKIVWEGGLGVTSRGGTDKVDKDTEFMIASNTKGMATLLLSTLVDEGKLAWDQKVTDVYPSFRLGSDETTSKVLVEHLICACTGLPRKDMQWVMNTSHTTPASDTFVQLAATEPTSGFGEVFQYNNLMASAAGYIGGHLVYPDMELGAAFDRAMSERIFSPLGMTRTTFDFSKAMATNWARPHARGYDGPVEAAPMDWNYMVYPYRPAGGAWSSAHDMALYTLNELNKGKLADGRQLASEKNLLKRRQHYVPTGEESWYGMGLMQSSGLGKDVFFHGGSLIGYKSNFWFIPEDRVGAVLLTNSDTGQALLGLFERKLMEVLYDGKDEADENLTAAVSLGAEARETFRKQVDPKGDAEVLAQLAPRYTNADLGPLTFAKKDGVTVATMTSGSSAVGTQANDDGTTSIVMMVPGFFGFPLVVGERDGKRALILLDAQHEYVFLEDAG from the coding sequence ATGAAACGCTTTGCCCTGATCACCTCCGCCCTGCTGCTCGCAGCATCGCCGTTGCCGCTGCTGGCCCAGGAAGCTGCCGAGTCGCAAGCTCCGGTGGCAGTGGAAACGGGAACCGGTGCCATGATGGTTCCGATCCCGGGTTGGGCGAGCGAGACCCGCGACGGGATGCTGGTGTTCACTGCCCCGGAAGGCGATGTCACCGCCGCCCTCGTCGCGGTCGACGCTGCCACCGACGGTCAGGATGCCGTAAAGCGGGCCTGGACGAAGTTCGATCCTGCATTCGCACGCGAAATCGAACTGGCGCAGGACCCGCCGGCGCGCGAAGGCTGGGACCAGATCACCGTCGTCAACTACAAGAGTTCACCGGCGGAAAAGGTCGCGGTCCAGGGCATCGGCCTGCGCAAGGGTGACGGCTGGACGGTCGTCCTGATCAATGGCGCGCTGGCGACCGTCGCCAAACGCGGGGCCCAGATCAACCAGGCCTTCGGCTCGTTGCGCCCGGCGGACTACGCCAAGGAAAGCTTTGCCGGAAAGGCAGCCAACGACCTGACAGCGGCGCGCATCGCCGAGCTGACCGGCTACGTCGAAAAGGCGATGGAAGGACTGGAGATTCCCGGCGTCGGCCTCGCTCTGATCGAGGACGGCAAGATCGTCTGGGAAGGTGGCCTCGGCGTGACGAGTCGCGGCGGGACGGACAAGGTGGACAAGGACACCGAGTTCATGATTGCCTCCAACACCAAGGGCATGGCCACGCTGCTGCTGTCGACGCTGGTCGACGAAGGCAAGCTGGCCTGGGACCAGAAGGTAACCGATGTCTACCCCAGCTTCCGGCTCGGCAGCGACGAGACGACATCGAAAGTCCTTGTCGAACACCTGATCTGTGCCTGCACCGGCCTGCCGCGCAAGGACATGCAGTGGGTGATGAACACCAGCCACACGACGCCTGCGAGCGACACCTTCGTGCAACTGGCCGCCACCGAGCCGACCAGCGGTTTTGGCGAGGTCTTCCAGTACAACAACCTGATGGCCAGCGCGGCCGGGTACATCGGCGGTCACCTCGTATATCCTGACATGGAACTGGGTGCGGCCTTCGACCGGGCGATGTCCGAACGCATCTTTTCGCCCCTCGGCATGACCCGAACGACCTTCGATTTCAGCAAGGCGATGGCGACCAACTGGGCCCGTCCCCACGCGCGTGGCTACGACGGCCCGGTCGAAGCGGCCCCGATGGACTGGAACTACATGGTCTATCCCTACCGACCTGCCGGCGGCGCATGGTCGAGCGCGCATGACATGGCGCTGTATACGCTGAACGAGCTCAACAAGGGCAAGCTGGCGGATGGCAGGCAGCTCGCATCCGAGAAGAACCTGCTCAAGCGCCGCCAGCACTATGTCCCGACGGGCGAGGAAAGCTGGTATGGCATGGGGCTTATGCAGAGCAGCGGTCTCGGCAAGGACGTGTTCTTCCACGGCGGCAGCCTGATCGGCTACAAGAGCAACTTCTGGTTCATTCCCGAAGACCGGGTCGGCGCGGTGCTGCTGACCAATTCGGATACCGGCCAGGCCTTGCTCGGACTGTTCGAGCGCAAGCTCATGGAAGTGCTCTACGACGGCAAGGACGAGGCGGACGAAAACCTCACCGCTGCCGTCTCGCTGGGCGCGGAAGCCCGCGAGACATTCCGCAAGCAGGTCGATCCGAAGGGCGATGCAGAGGTCCTGGCGCAGCTGGCGCCACGCTACACCAACGCAGACCTCGGCCCGCTGACGTTCGCGAAGAAGGACGGCGTTACAGTCGCCACCATGACCTCGGGCAGTTCGGCTGTCGGCACACAGGCGAACGATGACGGAACGACCTCGATCGTGATGATGGTCCCCGGCTTCTTCGGCTTCCCGCTGGTGGTGGGCGAGCGCGACGGGAAACGCGCGCTGATCCTTCTCGATGCGCAGCACGAGTACGTCTTCCTCGAAGACGCGGGCTGA